In Morganella morganii, the following are encoded in one genomic region:
- the hisF gene encoding imidazole glycerol phosphate synthase subunit HisF gives MLAKRIIPCLDVRDGQVVKGVQFRNHEIIGDIVPLARRYAEEGADELVFYDITASSDGRVVDKSWVAKVAEVIDIPFCVAGGIRSTEDAAAILSFGADKISVNSPALSDPTLITRLADRFGVQCIVVGIDTWHDAESGNYQVYQFTGDEKRTIATSRNTLDWVQEVQQRGAGEIVLNMMNQDGVRNGYDLEQLKKVREVCQVPLIASGGAGHPDHFRDAFLQAGVDGALAASVFHKQIINIGDLKRGLARDGIVVRIQE, from the coding sequence ATGCTGGCAAAACGCATAATTCCCTGCCTGGACGTCCGTGACGGACAGGTGGTCAAAGGGGTTCAGTTCCGTAATCACGAAATCATCGGCGACATCGTCCCCCTCGCCCGCCGTTATGCCGAAGAAGGCGCGGATGAGCTGGTATTCTATGATATCACCGCCTCCTCTGATGGTCGCGTGGTGGATAAAAGCTGGGTAGCCAAAGTAGCAGAAGTGATTGATATTCCGTTCTGTGTGGCAGGCGGGATCCGCAGTACCGAAGATGCTGCCGCGATCCTCAGTTTCGGGGCGGATAAAATCTCCGTTAACTCCCCGGCGCTGAGTGACCCGACCCTCATCACCCGGCTGGCTGACCGCTTCGGCGTGCAGTGCATTGTCGTCGGGATCGATACCTGGCACGATGCGGAAAGCGGAAACTATCAGGTCTATCAGTTTACCGGTGATGAAAAACGCACCATCGCCACTTCCCGTAACACCCTCGACTGGGTACAGGAAGTGCAGCAGCGCGGCGCCGGAGAGATCGTCCTTAATATGATGAACCAGGACGGTGTGCGCAACGGCTACGACCTGGAGCAGCTGAAAAAAGTGCGTGAGGTGTGCCAGGTACCGCTGATTGCCTCGGGTGGTGCCGGTCATCCGGATCACTTCCGTGATGCGTTTTTACAGGCCGGTGTGGACGGCGCGCTTGCCGCCTCCGTCTTCCACAAACAAATTATTAATATCGGCGACCTGAAACGCGGACTTGCCCGCGACGGGATCGTTGTCAGAATACAGGAGTAA
- the hisIE gene encoding bifunctional phosphoribosyl-AMP cyclohydrolase/phosphoribosyl-ATP diphosphatase HisIE has protein sequence MLTEQEIAQLDWQKTGGLLPVIVQHAVSGDVLMLGYMNRDALDKTISEKRVTFYSRTKQRLWTKGESSGHFLNLEDLFKDCDNDTLLALVTPIGPTCHQGTNSCFAPAQTAQGFLYELEYVIKSRKTADPDSSYTAQLYAAGTKRIAQKVGEEGVETALAATVRDKAELTSESADLLYHLLVLLQDADLDLAAVIEKLRSRHR, from the coding sequence ATGCTCACGGAACAGGAAATCGCACAACTGGACTGGCAGAAAACCGGCGGCCTGCTGCCGGTTATTGTTCAGCACGCCGTCTCCGGTGATGTGCTGATGCTGGGCTACATGAACCGCGACGCACTGGACAAAACGATCAGCGAAAAACGCGTGACGTTTTATTCCCGCACCAAACAGCGGCTGTGGACCAAAGGGGAATCATCCGGGCATTTCCTTAATCTGGAAGACCTGTTTAAAGATTGTGACAACGACACGCTGCTCGCGCTGGTCACCCCGATCGGCCCGACCTGTCATCAGGGTACCAACAGCTGTTTTGCGCCGGCACAAACTGCACAGGGTTTCCTGTATGAACTGGAGTACGTGATCAAATCCCGCAAAACAGCCGATCCTGACAGCTCTTACACGGCGCAACTTTATGCCGCCGGGACCAAACGGATTGCGCAGAAAGTGGGCGAGGAAGGCGTGGAAACCGCACTGGCCGCTACTGTCCGCGATAAAGCGGAACTGACGTCGGAATCAGCGGATCTGCTCTATCACCTGCTGGTACTGCTCCAGGATGCCGATCTGGATCTGGCCGCTGTTATTGAAAAACTGCGCTCCCGTCACCGTTAA
- a CDS encoding YbaK/prolyl-tRNA synthetase associated domain-containing protein, producing MTPIFEKLTARLDEHNARYRVVHHASAGKTEEVARVRGTHHGQGAKALVCHIKGNGVRQYVLAILPSDQQADLQALAKKTGGTRASLASPAETAELTQCVFGAIPPFSFHPDLRLVADPMLFERFSELAFNAGSLECSIILNTKDYQRIADPETVSFVRREL from the coding sequence ATGACCCCGATTTTTGAGAAACTGACCGCCCGGCTGGATGAACATAATGCCCGCTACCGTGTGGTACATCATGCCTCCGCCGGGAAAACCGAAGAAGTCGCCAGAGTGCGCGGCACACACCACGGTCAGGGTGCCAAAGCACTGGTTTGTCATATCAAGGGAAACGGTGTACGTCAGTATGTTCTTGCGATTCTGCCTTCTGATCAGCAGGCGGATTTACAGGCACTGGCAAAAAAAACCGGCGGCACCCGCGCCTCTCTCGCCAGCCCTGCAGAAACAGCTGAACTGACACAGTGTGTGTTCGGTGCTATCCCGCCGTTCAGCTTTCACCCTGATCTCCGTCTCGTTGCCGATCCGATGTTATTTGAACGTTTCAGTGAGCTGGCCTTTAATGCCGGCAGCCTGGAGTGCTCCATTATTCTGAATACAAAGGACTATCAGCGGATTGCCGATCCTGAAACAGTATCGTTTGTCCGCCGTGAACTCTGA
- a CDS encoding Na+/H+ antiporter, which translates to MSVVTLILIFLLAVIASVFISRLLGDKIPLPFIQIAIGAGLSLFGFDVAFEPHLFLFLFIPPLLFLDGWRIPKEALFSDIKPIFSLAIGLVFFTVVGMGLFIHWLIPAVSLAVAFALAAILSPTDPVSVAAMTVNAPLPSRMAHILEGESLFNDASGLVCFSFAVGAALTGTFSLPSAAGKFMVVALGGIMVGLLIAMFIGKVNQFLVQRTGEDPAIQIMISLLIPFVSYLAAEHLGVSGILAAVAAGIAMHYERIVGRMQSATRMQSKAVWDTVQVALNGMIFILLGEQLPGMWRSVPQVAADAGASAPWVLLLYVVIITFGLAVLRFAWVWIAMTLTVFRQRRKGKQSDMPHLRLMAIMATAGVRGAITLAGILTLPMLMNDGSPFPHRDLAIFLAMGVILFSLVIAAVALPVLTRGLNTDLPHDNEELNARFTLNEAAMSNLRVQMAEPLEDIDEMTLRTEVGTHLLEIYGRHLDSNSDDQTAGFDWHNVIRMERRMSLTALQAERDALKQLRKSKNISEHTYTRLVQELDLKEEALKLALH; encoded by the coding sequence ATGTCTGTTGTGACACTGATCCTTATTTTTCTGCTGGCTGTGATTGCCAGTGTGTTTATCTCCCGTCTGCTGGGGGACAAAATTCCGCTGCCTTTTATTCAGATTGCCATTGGCGCGGGGTTATCACTCTTCGGTTTTGATGTTGCGTTTGAGCCGCATCTGTTCCTGTTCCTCTTTATTCCGCCGTTGCTGTTTCTGGATGGCTGGCGGATCCCGAAAGAAGCGCTGTTCAGTGATATCAAACCGATTTTCTCGCTGGCCATCGGTCTGGTGTTTTTCACCGTTGTCGGCATGGGGCTGTTTATCCACTGGCTGATCCCGGCGGTTTCTCTTGCGGTTGCTTTTGCACTGGCGGCGATTTTGTCACCGACAGACCCGGTGTCTGTGGCGGCAATGACGGTCAATGCGCCGCTGCCGTCCCGTATGGCTCATATTCTGGAAGGGGAATCCCTCTTTAATGATGCCAGCGGCCTGGTGTGCTTCAGTTTTGCGGTAGGTGCGGCACTGACCGGGACGTTTTCTCTGCCGTCGGCTGCCGGGAAGTTTATGGTGGTGGCGCTGGGCGGGATTATGGTTGGCCTGCTGATTGCCATGTTTATCGGGAAAGTGAACCAGTTCCTGGTGCAGCGCACCGGGGAAGACCCGGCGATTCAGATTATGATCAGCCTGCTGATCCCGTTTGTCTCTTATCTGGCGGCAGAGCACCTGGGTGTGTCCGGGATCCTGGCCGCAGTGGCGGCCGGTATCGCCATGCACTATGAGCGCATTGTCGGCCGTATGCAGTCTGCCACCCGCATGCAGAGCAAGGCGGTCTGGGACACCGTGCAGGTCGCGCTGAACGGGATGATCTTTATTCTGCTGGGTGAACAGTTACCGGGAATGTGGCGCTCAGTGCCGCAGGTGGCGGCGGATGCCGGGGCTTCCGCGCCGTGGGTACTGCTGCTGTACGTGGTGATTATCACCTTTGGCCTGGCGGTGCTGCGTTTTGCCTGGGTATGGATTGCCATGACACTGACGGTTTTCCGCCAGCGCCGCAAAGGTAAGCAGTCTGATATGCCGCATCTGCGCCTGATGGCGATTATGGCAACCGCCGGTGTGCGCGGGGCGATTACCCTCGCCGGTATCCTGACACTGCCGATGCTGATGAATGACGGTTCACCGTTTCCGCACCGGGATCTGGCTATCTTCCTCGCCATGGGGGTAATTCTGTTTTCACTGGTGATTGCAGCAGTTGCACTGCCGGTGCTGACCAGAGGGCTGAATACGGACTTACCGCATGATAATGAAGAGCTGAATGCCCGTTTCACCCTGAATGAAGCCGCAATGAGCAATCTGCGTGTGCAGATGGCGGAGCCGCTGGAAGATATTGATGAAATGACACTGCGCACAGAAGTGGGGACTCATTTGCTGGAGATCTACGGCCGTCATCTTGACAGTAACAGTGATGACCAGACTGCCGGATTTGACTGGCATAATGTGATCCGCATGGAACGGCGGATGTCACTGACAGCGCTTCAGGCGGAGCGGGATGCCCTCAAACAGCTGCGTAAGAGTAAGAATATCAGTGAGCACACTTACACCCGGCTGGTGCAGGAACTGGATCTGAAAGAAGAGGCGCTGAAACTGGCGCTGCACTGA
- a CDS encoding TerC family protein, with product MEWIADPSIWAGLATLIVLEIVLGIDNLVFIAILADKLPPALRDKARITGLLCALVMRIILLFSLSWLITLTKPMFTMFGHPFSARDLIMLIGGLFLLFKATMELNERLEGGEHNDGQQRKTSKFWAVVAQIIVLDAVFSLDSVITAVGMVDHIGVMVTAVIIAMLLMIWGSRPLTRFVNEHPTIVILCLSFLLMIGFSLVAEGFGYHIPKGYLYAAIGFSIMIEMLNQVAMFNRRKFLRGRNSLRQRTAEAVLRILSGKRESSELDNRTADLISDNQEIFDPEERQMIVRVLGLSQRNVNSIMTSRHDVEMLRIDATSDEIAALLIKNPHTRVVIKGSADDDELLGVVHVIDLLHQRLQQDTLDLHALIKQPLVFPEQLSLLKALEQFRQAQTHFAFVADEFGYVEGVVTLTDVMETIAGNLPVSGVENDARHDIQFTDDNSWITNGFMPLEDLINYIPLTLDEKREYETVAGLLMEHLQRLPKVGEQINIDGCLFEPLEIQNHRINRVKITLPENPEDRDDY from the coding sequence ATGGAATGGATCGCTGATCCGTCGATTTGGGCCGGCCTGGCCACATTAATCGTACTCGAAATTGTTCTTGGTATTGATAACCTTGTTTTCATTGCCATTCTTGCCGATAAACTTCCTCCTGCACTGCGTGACAAAGCCCGTATAACCGGTCTGCTGTGTGCGCTGGTCATGCGTATTATTCTGCTGTTCAGCCTCTCCTGGCTTATCACGCTGACCAAACCGATGTTTACGATGTTCGGCCATCCGTTCAGTGCGCGTGACTTAATTATGCTGATCGGGGGTCTGTTCCTGCTGTTCAAAGCCACAATGGAGCTGAACGAACGGCTGGAAGGCGGTGAGCATAACGACGGGCAGCAGCGGAAAACCTCAAAATTCTGGGCGGTGGTGGCACAGATTATTGTGCTGGACGCCGTCTTCTCGCTGGACTCCGTGATCACGGCAGTCGGGATGGTGGACCACATCGGTGTGATGGTCACGGCGGTGATTATTGCCATGCTGCTGATGATCTGGGGCAGCCGTCCGCTGACCCGCTTTGTCAATGAGCACCCGACCATTGTTATCCTGTGTCTCAGCTTCCTGCTGATGATCGGTTTCAGCCTGGTGGCGGAAGGGTTCGGCTATCACATTCCGAAAGGTTACCTCTACGCGGCGATCGGTTTCTCCATCATGATTGAGATGCTCAACCAGGTGGCAATGTTTAACCGCCGTAAATTCCTGCGCGGGAGAAACTCTCTGCGCCAGCGCACGGCGGAAGCGGTACTGCGTATTCTGAGCGGCAAGCGCGAATCTTCAGAGCTGGATAACCGCACGGCGGATCTGATTTCGGATAATCAGGAAATTTTTGACCCGGAAGAGCGGCAGATGATTGTCCGCGTGCTGGGGCTGTCGCAGCGTAACGTCAACAGTATTATGACCTCGCGTCATGATGTGGAGATGCTGCGGATTGATGCGACCAGTGATGAAATTGCGGCACTGCTGATTAAAAATCCGCACACCCGCGTGGTGATCAAAGGCTCGGCGGATGATGATGAACTGCTGGGTGTGGTGCATGTGATTGACCTGCTGCATCAGCGTTTACAACAGGATACGCTGGATCTGCATGCGCTGATCAAACAGCCGCTGGTCTTCCCTGAACAGCTGTCATTACTGAAAGCGCTGGAGCAGTTCCGTCAGGCGCAGACACACTTTGCCTTTGTGGCCGATGAGTTCGGGTATGTCGAAGGGGTGGTGACACTGACAGATGTGATGGAAACCATTGCCGGTAATCTGCCGGTCAGCGGTGTTGAGAATGATGCCCGCCATGACATTCAGTTTACGGATGATAACAGCTGGATCACCAACGGCTTTATGCCGCTGGAGGATTTAATCAACTATATTCCGCTGACACTCGATGAAAAACGCGAGTATGAAACGGTGGCCGGTCTGCTGATGGAGCATTTGCAGCGTCTGCCGAAAGTCGGTGAGCAGATTAACATTGATGGCTGCCTGTTTGAGCCGCTGGAAATTCAGAATCACCGTATTAACCGTGTGAAAATCACACTGCCGGAGAATCCGGAAGACCGTGATGATTACTAA